A region from the Pseudomonas promysalinigenes genome encodes:
- the argR gene encoding transcriptional regulator ArgR, giving the protein MTIQRIGFLIWPSTKPLTLALAEEVLLVAQRVHPDVVYEIAFLQAEPAAEGAWRLPGEPWSGRLEGCSKLLLLADDLPQAVGPTLSAALKQLARSGCMIGGLSAGVYPLAMLGLLDGYRAAVHWRWQDDFAERFPKVIATSHLFDWDRDRLTACGGMAVTDLLLAVLARDHGAELAGAVSEELVVERIREGGERQRIPLQNRLGSSHPKLTQAVLLMEANIEEPLTTDEIAQHVCVSRRQLERIFKQYLNRVPSQYYLELRLNKARQMLMQTSKSIIQIGLSCGFSSGPHFSSAYRNFFGATPREDRNQRRSSSPFELSSAPAEKG; this is encoded by the coding sequence ATGACCATCCAGCGAATTGGTTTTCTCATCTGGCCTAGCACCAAGCCCTTGACCCTGGCGCTGGCAGAGGAAGTGTTGCTGGTGGCCCAGCGGGTGCATCCGGATGTGGTCTATGAGATTGCGTTCCTCCAGGCCGAGCCTGCCGCGGAGGGCGCTTGGCGCTTGCCTGGCGAGCCGTGGAGTGGGCGGCTGGAGGGGTGCAGCAAGTTATTGTTGCTGGCTGACGATTTGCCTCAGGCCGTGGGCCCGACGCTGTCAGCAGCGCTCAAGCAGTTGGCGCGCAGTGGTTGCATGATCGGCGGGCTGTCCGCGGGCGTGTATCCGCTGGCCATGCTGGGCCTGCTCGACGGTTACCGCGCGGCGGTGCACTGGCGCTGGCAGGACGACTTTGCCGAGCGCTTTCCCAAGGTCATTGCCACCAGCCATCTGTTCGACTGGGATCGCGATCGTTTGACAGCCTGCGGTGGCATGGCGGTGACCGATCTGTTGCTGGCAGTGCTGGCCCGCGACCATGGGGCGGAGCTTGCAGGGGCGGTGTCCGAGGAACTGGTGGTCGAGCGTATTCGTGAAGGTGGTGAGCGCCAGCGTATTCCGCTGCAGAACCGCCTGGGCTCAAGCCATCCGAAGCTCACTCAGGCGGTTTTGCTGATGGAGGCCAACATCGAGGAACCGCTGACCACGGATGAAATTGCCCAGCATGTGTGCGTATCGCGCCGGCAGCTGGAGCGCATCTTCAAACAGTATCTGAATCGCGTGCCGAGCCAGTATTACCTGGAATTGCGGTTGAACAAGGCGCGGCAAATGCTGATGCAGACCAGCAAGTCGATCATCCAGATCGGGCTGTCCTGTGGCTTTTCTTCGGGGCCGCATTTCTCCAGTGCCTATCGCAACTTCTTTGGCGCAACGCCGCGGGAAGATCGCAACCAGCGGCGCAGTAGTAGCCCGTTCGAACTGAGCTCGGCGCCGGCCGAGAAGGGCTGA
- a CDS encoding ABC transporter ATP-binding protein, producing the protein MYKLQVQDLHKRYGSHEVLKGVSLSAKAGDVISIIGSSGSGKSTFLRCINLLEQPHAGKILLNNEELKLTPGKDGALKASDPRQLQRMRSRLSMVFQHFNLWSHMTALENIIEAPVHVLGVNKKEALEKAEHYLAKVGVAHRKDAFPGHMSGGEQQRVAIARALAMEPEVMLFDEPTSALDPELVGDVLKVMQALAQEGRTMVVVTHEMGFAREVSNQLVFLHKGLVEETGCPREVLANPQSERLKQFLSGSLK; encoded by the coding sequence ATGTACAAACTTCAAGTCCAAGACCTGCACAAGCGCTACGGCAGCCATGAAGTGCTCAAGGGTGTGTCCCTGTCAGCCAAGGCTGGCGACGTGATCAGCATCATCGGCTCGAGCGGTTCGGGCAAGTCGACGTTCCTGCGCTGCATCAACCTGCTGGAGCAGCCCCATGCCGGCAAGATCCTGCTCAACAACGAAGAGCTCAAGCTGACCCCTGGCAAGGACGGAGCGCTCAAAGCCAGCGACCCGCGTCAGTTGCAGCGCATGCGTTCGCGCCTGTCGATGGTGTTCCAGCATTTCAACCTGTGGTCGCACATGACCGCCCTTGAAAACATCATCGAAGCGCCGGTGCATGTGTTGGGGGTGAACAAGAAAGAGGCGTTGGAGAAGGCCGAGCACTACTTGGCCAAGGTGGGCGTTGCTCACCGCAAGGACGCCTTCCCTGGCCATATGTCAGGTGGCGAGCAGCAGCGCGTGGCCATTGCCCGGGCCTTGGCCATGGAGCCTGAGGTCATGTTGTTCGACGAGCCCACCTCGGCGCTCGACCCTGAGCTGGTTGGTGATGTGCTCAAGGTCATGCAGGCCTTGGCCCAGGAGGGCCGGACCATGGTAGTCGTGACCCACGAAATGGGTTTTGCCCGCGAGGTGTCCAACCAGTTGGTGTTCCTGCACAAAGGCTTGGTCGAGGAAACCGGCTGCCCGCGTGAAGTGCTGGCCAACCCGCAATCGGAACGGCTCAAGCAGTTTCTCTCCGGTAGCCTGAAGTAA
- a CDS encoding ABC transporter permease, giving the protein MIFDYNVVWEAMPLYLGGLLTTLKLLALSLLFGLLAAIPLGLMRVSKQPVVNVSAWLYTYVIRGTPMLVQLFLIYYGLAQFEAVRASVFWPWLSSATFCACLAFAINTSAYTAEIIAGSLKATPHGEIEAAKAMGMSRMKMYRRILLPSALRRALPQYSNEVIMMLQTTSLASIVTLIDITGAARTVNAQYYLPFEAYITAGVFYLCLTFILVRLFKMAERRWLGYLAPRKH; this is encoded by the coding sequence ATGATCTTCGACTACAACGTTGTCTGGGAGGCGATGCCACTGTATCTGGGCGGCCTGCTGACCACTCTCAAACTGCTGGCCCTGTCGCTGCTGTTCGGCCTGCTGGCGGCCATTCCGCTGGGCCTGATGCGTGTCTCCAAGCAGCCTGTGGTGAACGTCAGTGCCTGGTTGTATACCTATGTGATCCGTGGCACGCCGATGCTGGTGCAGTTGTTCCTGATCTACTACGGCCTGGCTCAGTTCGAGGCGGTGCGCGCGAGTGTCTTCTGGCCGTGGCTGTCCAGTGCCACTTTCTGCGCATGCCTGGCGTTCGCCATCAACACCAGTGCCTACACGGCCGAAATCATCGCCGGCAGTCTCAAGGCCACGCCCCATGGCGAAATCGAAGCGGCCAAAGCCATGGGCATGTCGCGCATGAAAATGTACCGCCGTATCCTGCTGCCTTCTGCGCTGCGCCGGGCGCTGCCGCAATACAGCAACGAAGTGATCATGATGCTGCAGACCACCAGCCTGGCCTCGATCGTCACCCTGATCGACATCACCGGTGCGGCACGCACGGTCAATGCTCAGTATTACCTGCCTTTCGAGGCCTACATCACGGCGGGCGTGTTCTACCTGTGCCTGACCTTCATCCTCGTGCGCCTGTTCAAGATGGCCGAACGCCGCTGGCTCGGCTACCTGGCGCCGCGCAAGCACTGA
- a CDS encoding ABC transporter permease: MLKGYGAVILDGAWLTLQLALSSMALAIVLGLIGVALRLSPVRWLAWLGDLYSTVIRGIPDLVLILLIFYGGQDIINRVAPLLGYDDYIDLNPLIAGIGTLGFIFGAYLSETFRGAFLGIPKGQAEAGVAYGMSARQVFFRIQVPQMIRLAIPGFTNNWLVLTKATALISVVGLQDMMFKAKQAADATREPFTFFLAVAALYLVITSVSLLALKYLERRYSVGVKVAEL; the protein is encoded by the coding sequence ATGTTGAAAGGCTATGGGGCAGTCATCCTCGACGGGGCGTGGCTGACGCTGCAGCTCGCCCTGTCGTCGATGGCCCTGGCCATCGTCCTTGGCCTGATCGGCGTGGCCCTGCGTCTGTCGCCGGTGCGCTGGCTGGCCTGGCTGGGGGATCTGTATTCCACGGTGATCCGTGGCATCCCTGACCTGGTCCTGATCCTGCTGATCTTTTATGGCGGCCAGGACATCATCAACCGAGTGGCACCATTGCTCGGTTACGACGATTACATCGACCTGAACCCGCTGATCGCCGGTATCGGCACGCTGGGCTTCATTTTTGGTGCGTACCTGTCGGAAACCTTCCGTGGGGCGTTCCTCGGTATACCTAAGGGGCAGGCCGAAGCCGGCGTGGCCTATGGCATGAGTGCGCGCCAGGTGTTCTTCCGCATCCAGGTGCCGCAGATGATCCGCTTGGCCATTCCAGGCTTCACCAACAACTGGTTGGTGCTGACCAAAGCCACGGCGCTGATTTCGGTGGTGGGCCTGCAGGACATGATGTTCAAGGCCAAGCAGGCGGCTGATGCCACTCGTGAACCTTTCACCTTCTTCCTGGCCGTAGCGGCGTTGTACCTGGTGATTACCAGCGTTTCGCTGCTGGCGCTGAAGTATCTGGAGCGCCGCTACTCGGTGGGCGTCAAGGTGGCTGAACTATGA
- a CDS encoding ABC transporter substrate-binding protein, which yields MKKLALLGALALSVFSLVSQADEKPLKIGIEAAYPPFAFKQPDGSIAGFDYDIGNALCEEMKAKCTWVEQEFDGLIPALKVRKIDAILSSMSITEDRKKSVDFTKRYYLTPARLVMKQGTAVSDSLDELKGKKIGVQRGSIHDRFAKEVLAPKGATVVPYGTQNEIYLDVAAGRLDGTVADATLLEDGFLKTDAGKGFAFVGPSFTDVKYFGDGVGIAVRKGDDANRERINKAIDAIRANGKYKEIEKKYFNFDIYGPDSN from the coding sequence ATGAAGAAGCTCGCACTGCTTGGCGCCCTGGCGCTTTCCGTGTTTTCCCTGGTATCGCAAGCCGATGAAAAGCCGCTGAAAATCGGTATCGAAGCGGCTTACCCTCCTTTTGCCTTCAAGCAGCCTGATGGCAGCATCGCCGGTTTTGACTACGACATCGGCAATGCCTTGTGTGAAGAAATGAAAGCCAAGTGCACCTGGGTCGAGCAAGAATTCGACGGCCTGATCCCTGCGCTCAAAGTGCGCAAGATCGACGCCATCCTGTCGTCCATGTCGATCACCGAAGACCGTAAGAAGTCGGTGGACTTCACCAAGCGCTACTACCTGACGCCGGCGCGCCTGGTCATGAAGCAGGGCACTGCCGTGAGCGATAGCCTGGACGAGCTCAAGGGCAAGAAAATTGGTGTGCAGCGTGGCTCGATCCACGACCGCTTCGCCAAGGAGGTCCTGGCACCCAAAGGCGCCACTGTCGTGCCGTACGGTACCCAGAACGAAATCTACCTGGACGTCGCTGCCGGTCGCCTGGACGGCACCGTGGCAGATGCGACCCTGCTCGAGGATGGCTTCCTCAAGACCGATGCCGGCAAGGGCTTTGCTTTCGTCGGCCCGTCTTTCACCGACGTCAAGTATTTCGGTGACGGCGTAGGCATCGCTGTACGCAAAGGCGACGACGCCAACCGCGAGCGCATCAACAAGGCCATCGATGCGATTCGTGCCAACGGCAAGTACAAAGAAATCGAGAAGAAGTACTTCAACTTCGACATCTACGGTCCAGACTCGAACTAA
- the acs gene encoding acetate--CoA ligase, translating into MSAAPLYPVRPEVAATTLTDEATYKAMYQQSVINPDGFWREQAQRLDWIKPFTKVKQTSFDDHHVDIKWFADGTLNVSSNCLDRHLEERGDQLAIIWEGDDPSEHRNITYRELHEQVCKFANALRGQDVHRGDVVTIYMPMIPEAVVAMLACARIGAIHSVVFGGFSPEALAGRIIDCKSKVVITADEGVRGGRRTPLKANVDLALTNPETSSVQKIIVCKRTGGDIAWHQHRDIWYEDLMKVASSHCAPKEMGAEEPLFILYTSGSTGKPKGVLHTTGGYLVYAALTHERVFDYRPGEVYWCTADVGWVTGHSYIVYGPLANGATTVLFEGVPNYPDITRVSKIVDKHKVNILYTAPTAIRAMMAEGQAAVAGADGSSLRLLGSVGEPINPEAWNWYYKTVGKERCPIVDTWWQTETGGVLISPLPGATALKPGSATRPFFGVVPALVDNLGNLIEGAAEGNLVILDSWPGQSRSLYGDHDRFVDTYFKTFRGMYFTGDGARRDEDGYFWITGRVDDVLNVSGHRMGTAEIESAMVAHAKVAEAAVVGVPHDIKGQGIYVYVTLNAGVEPSEQLRMELKNWVRKEIGPIASPDVIQWAPGLPKTRSGKIMRRILRKIATAEYDGLGDISTLADPGVVQHLIDTHKAMNLASA; encoded by the coding sequence ATGAGTGCGGCTCCACTGTATCCCGTTCGTCCCGAGGTTGCGGCCACTACCCTGACCGACGAGGCCACCTACAAGGCCATGTATCAGCAATCGGTGATCAACCCGGACGGCTTCTGGCGTGAGCAGGCCCAGCGCCTGGACTGGATCAAGCCGTTCACCAAGGTCAAGCAGACCTCCTTCGACGACCACCATGTGGACATCAAGTGGTTTGCCGACGGCACTCTTAACGTGTCCTCAAACTGCCTGGACCGCCACCTGGAAGAGCGCGGCGATCAATTGGCGATCATCTGGGAGGGCGACGACCCTTCCGAGCACCGCAATATCACCTACCGCGAACTGCACGAGCAGGTGTGCAAATTCGCCAATGCCCTGCGCGGCCAGGATGTCCATCGTGGCGATGTGGTCACCATCTACATGCCAATGATCCCGGAAGCGGTAGTGGCCATGTTGGCCTGTGCCCGCATCGGTGCTATTCACTCGGTCGTGTTCGGCGGCTTCTCGCCGGAGGCTCTGGCCGGTCGCATCATCGACTGCAAATCCAAGGTGGTGATCACTGCTGACGAGGGGGTGCGAGGCGGTCGTCGTACACCGCTGAAGGCCAACGTCGATCTGGCGCTGACCAACCCTGAAACCAGCAGCGTTCAGAAGATCATCGTGTGCAAGCGCACCGGTGGTGACATTGCCTGGCACCAGCATCGCGACATCTGGTACGAAGACTTGATGAAAGTCGCTTCCAGTCATTGTGCACCGAAGGAAATGGGCGCCGAGGAGCCGCTGTTCATTCTTTATACCTCCGGCTCCACCGGCAAACCCAAGGGGGTGCTGCACACCACTGGCGGCTACCTGGTGTATGCCGCGCTGACCCATGAGCGGGTGTTCGACTACCGCCCCGGTGAGGTCTACTGGTGCACGGCTGACGTTGGCTGGGTGACTGGGCACAGCTATATCGTCTACGGCCCGTTGGCCAACGGCGCCACCACCGTGCTGTTCGAAGGCGTACCGAACTACCCCGATATCACTCGTGTGTCGAAAATTGTCGACAAGCACAAGGTCAACATCCTCTACACGGCGCCGACCGCCATACGCGCCATGATGGCCGAAGGGCAGGCTGCGGTTGCGGGTGCTGACGGTTCCAGCTTGCGCCTTCTGGGTTCGGTCGGCGAGCCGATCAACCCTGAGGCCTGGAACTGGTATTACAAGACCGTGGGCAAAGAGCGTTGCCCAATAGTCGACACCTGGTGGCAAACCGAAACCGGTGGCGTGCTGATCAGCCCACTGCCGGGGGCCACGGCGCTCAAACCTGGCTCGGCAACCCGGCCGTTCTTCGGCGTGGTGCCAGCGCTGGTGGATAACCTGGGCAACCTTATCGAGGGCGCTGCCGAAGGCAACCTGGTAATCCTCGATTCCTGGCCGGGCCAGTCGCGTTCGCTGTATGGCGACCACGACCGTTTCGTCGACACCTACTTCAAGACCTTCCGCGGCATGTACTTCACCGGCGATGGTGCGCGTCGTGATGAAGACGGCTACTTCTGGATCACCGGCCGTGTAGACGACGTGCTCAACGTTTCCGGGCACCGCATGGGCACTGCGGAAATCGAAAGCGCCATGGTCGCCCATGCCAAGGTCGCCGAAGCGGCTGTGGTGGGTGTGCCCCACGATATCAAGGGGCAGGGCATCTATGTCTACGTCACCCTCAATGCTGGGGTCGAACCCAGCGAGCAACTGCGCATGGAGCTCAAGAACTGGGTGCGTAAGGAAATCGGCCCGATCGCGTCGCCCGACGTCATCCAATGGGCACCGGGGCTGCCGAAGACCCGCTCGGGTAAGATCATGCGCCGTATTCTGCGCAAGATCGCCACTGCTGAATATGATGGCCTGGGTGATATCTCGACCTTGGCAGACCCAGGCGTCGTGCAGCATTTGATTGACACCCACAAAGCGATGAACCTGGCCTCGGCTTGA
- a CDS encoding DUF2790 domain-containing protein, whose translation MKALLVLVLGGLCSTAMAGETNTVEQIPVEQYTYSQHLDIARVISMSEVPNVCEVVPARMTYEDSNGHKHILEYRVMGNGCSNG comes from the coding sequence ATGAAAGCGTTACTGGTATTGGTACTCGGCGGCCTCTGCAGCACGGCGATGGCCGGCGAAACGAACACTGTCGAACAAATCCCGGTTGAGCAGTACACGTACTCCCAGCACCTGGATATCGCCCGCGTCATCTCAATGAGCGAAGTGCCAAACGTCTGCGAGGTAGTGCCCGCCCGCATGACCTATGAAGACTCCAATGGGCACAAGCACATCCTTGAATACCGCGTGATGGGCAACGGCTGCTCCAACGGCTGA
- a CDS encoding sigma-54-dependent transcriptional regulator, producing the protein MRIKVHCQNRIGILRDILNLLVEYGINVLRGEVGGDHGNAIYLHCPNLINLQFQALRPKFESIAGVFGVKRVGLMPSERRHMELNALLGALDFPVLSIDMGGSIVAANRTAAQLLGVRVDEVPGMPLARYVEDFDLPELVRANKSRINGLRIKVKGDVFLADIAPLQSEHDDSEALAGAVLTLHRADRIGERIYNVRKQELRGFDSIFQSSRMMAAVVREARRMAPLDAPLLIEGETGTGKELLARACHLASPRGQSPLMALNCAGLPESMAETELFGYGPGAFEGARAEGKLGLLELTAGGTLFLDGVGEMSPRLQVKLLRFLQDGCFRRVGSDEEVYLDVRVICATQVDLSELCSRGEFRQDLYHRLNVLSLHIPPLRECMDGLEGLVQHFLDQASRQIGCALPRLAPAAMDKLSQYHWPGNVRQLENVLFQAVSLCEGGIVKGEHIRLPDYGAKQPLGEFSLDGDLSQIVGRFEKAVLENLMGEFPSSRALGKRLGVSHTTIANKLRDYALGKSLD; encoded by the coding sequence ATGCGTATCAAAGTCCATTGTCAGAACCGGATCGGCATTCTTCGGGACATTCTCAATCTGCTGGTGGAATACGGCATCAACGTTCTGCGGGGGGAGGTAGGGGGCGATCATGGCAATGCCATCTATTTGCACTGCCCCAACCTGATCAATCTGCAATTCCAGGCATTACGCCCCAAATTCGAGTCGATTGCCGGTGTATTCGGAGTCAAGCGGGTGGGCCTGATGCCCAGCGAACGGCGCCACATGGAGCTCAATGCGTTGCTGGGCGCGCTGGACTTCCCCGTGCTGTCGATCGACATGGGCGGCAGCATCGTCGCCGCCAACCGCACCGCAGCGCAGTTATTGGGGGTGCGGGTCGACGAAGTACCGGGCATGCCGCTGGCACGCTATGTCGAGGACTTCGACCTGCCGGAGTTGGTCCGTGCCAACAAGTCGCGGATCAATGGCCTACGTATCAAGGTAAAGGGAGATGTGTTTCTGGCCGATATCGCGCCACTGCAATCAGAACACGATGACAGTGAGGCCTTGGCCGGTGCAGTGCTCACGCTGCACCGCGCAGACCGCATCGGCGAACGTATCTATAACGTGCGCAAGCAGGAGCTGCGCGGCTTTGACAGCATTTTTCAGAGTTCGAGGATGATGGCGGCAGTGGTGCGGGAGGCGCGACGCATGGCGCCTCTGGATGCACCTCTGCTGATCGAAGGTGAGACGGGTACCGGCAAGGAGTTGCTGGCGCGTGCCTGCCACCTGGCCAGCCCGCGGGGTCAGTCCCCGTTGATGGCGCTCAACTGCGCTGGCCTGCCTGAGTCGATGGCCGAAACCGAGTTGTTCGGTTACGGTCCTGGGGCGTTCGAGGGAGCGCGCGCCGAGGGCAAACTGGGGCTGCTGGAGCTCACAGCCGGCGGTACTTTGTTCCTTGATGGCGTGGGCGAGATGAGCCCGCGGCTGCAAGTGAAGCTGCTGCGTTTCCTACAGGATGGTTGCTTCCGCCGTGTTGGTAGTGACGAGGAGGTTTACCTGGACGTGCGGGTGATCTGCGCCACTCAGGTCGACCTGTCGGAACTGTGCAGCCGTGGCGAATTCCGTCAGGACCTGTATCACCGGCTGAACGTGCTGTCGCTGCACATCCCGCCGCTGCGTGAATGCATGGACGGGCTCGAAGGCCTAGTTCAGCACTTTCTCGACCAAGCCAGCCGACAGATCGGCTGCGCCTTGCCACGGTTGGCGCCTGCGGCCATGGATAAACTCAGCCAGTATCACTGGCCTGGTAATGTGCGGCAGTTGGAGAACGTATTGTTTCAGGCGGTTTCGCTATGCGAAGGCGGGATAGTGAAAGGTGAACATATTCGCTTGCCGGATTACGGTGCCAAGCAGCCGTTGGGCGAGTTCTCGCTGGACGGCGATCTTTCGCAGATCGTCGGGCGCTTTGAAAAGGCGGTACTTGAAAATTTGATGGGTGAGTTTCCAAGTAGTCGGGCACTAGGGAAACGGTTGGGGGTTTCTCATACGACAATTGCTAACAAGTTGCGCGATTACGCATTGGGGAAATCGCTGGATTAA
- the phhA gene encoding phenylalanine 4-monooxygenase, whose product MKQTQYVAREPDAHGFIDYPQQEHAVWNTLITRQLKVIEGRACQEYLDGIDQLKLPHDRIPQLGEINKVLGATTGWQVARVPALIPFQTFFELLASKRFPVATFIRTPEELDYLQEPDIFHEIFGHCPLLTNPFFAEFTHTYGKLGLAATKQERVYLARLYWMTIEFGLMETAQGRKIYGGGILSSPKETVYSLCGEPEHQAFDPIECMRTPYRIDILQPLYFVLPTMKRLFDLAHEDIMGMVHQAMQLGLHAPKFPPKVAA is encoded by the coding sequence ATGAAACAGACGCAATACGTGGCACGCGAGCCCGATGCGCACGGGTTTATCGATTATCCGCAGCAAGAGCATGCGGTATGGAATACCTTGATCACCCGCCAGCTCAAAGTCATCGAGGGCCGCGCTTGCCAGGAGTACCTCGACGGCATCGACCAGCTCAAGCTGCCCCACGACCGCATTCCACAGCTGGGTGAAATCAACAAAGTGCTGGGCGCTACCACCGGTTGGCAGGTTGCTCGTGTACCGGCGTTGATCCCTTTTCAGACCTTTTTCGAGCTGCTGGCCAGCAAGCGCTTCCCGGTCGCGACGTTTATCCGCACCCCCGAAGAACTGGACTATCTGCAAGAGCCGGACATCTTCCACGAAATATTCGGCCACTGCCCGCTGCTGACCAACCCCTTCTTCGCCGAATTCACCCATACCTACGGTAAGCTCGGCCTGGCCGCGACCAAGCAAGAGCGGGTGTATCTGGCGCGCCTGTACTGGATGACCATAGAGTTTGGCCTGATGGAAACCGCGCAGGGGCGCAAGATCTATGGTGGCGGCATCCTCTCCTCACCCAAGGAAACCGTCTACAGCCTTTGCGGCGAACCGGAGCATCAGGCCTTCGACCCGATCGAATGCATGCGCACACCCTATAGGATCGACATCCTGCAGCCGCTTTATTTCGTCCTACCGACCATGAAGCGCCTGTTTGACCTGGCCCACGAAGACATCATGGGTATGGTCCACCAGGCCATGCAGTTAGGGCTGCATGCGCCGAAGTTTCCACCCAAGGTCGCTGCCTGA
- a CDS encoding 4a-hydroxytetrahydrobiopterin dehydratase, protein MNALNQAHCEACRADAPKVTDEELAELIRQIPDWSIEVRDGHMELERVFLFKNFKHALAFTNAVGEIAEAEGHHPGLLTEWGKVTVTWWSHSIKGLHRNDFIMCARTDKVAETAEGRK, encoded by the coding sequence ATGAATGCCTTGAACCAAGCCCACTGCGAAGCGTGCCGCGCTGACGCACCGAAGGTCACCGACGAAGAACTGGCCGAGCTGATTCGCCAGATACCGGACTGGAGCATCGAAGTACGCGACGGCCATATGGAGCTTGAGCGCGTGTTCCTGTTCAAGAACTTCAAGCACGCGTTGGCGTTCACCAACGCCGTGGGCGAAATCGCCGAGGCTGAAGGCCACCACCCTGGTCTGCTGACTGAATGGGGTAAAGTCACCGTGACCTGGTGGAGCCACTCGATCAAAGGGCTGCATCGCAACGACTTCATCATGTGCGCGCGCACCGACAAAGTGGCCGAGACGGCTGAAGGCCGCAAATAA